Proteins found in one Homalodisca vitripennis isolate AUS2020 chromosome 4, UT_GWSS_2.1, whole genome shotgun sequence genomic segment:
- the LOC124361392 gene encoding uncharacterized protein LOC124361392, protein MRRCVAWVCRGGRVSSLTVGPKLRSHSLFGPRDEMGAPTQPVVTTRDLLIQSLAKSLPSVTRDHLADYCAKEKNFKWNQVTRPTPLSVVVHTDLSAQRLPFYKVPDSLLVQAALSKTRETWTPAALKRKLCSNVEDTPFLRTPLLPRLSNLSPLQEGKPGVRWHADDTTGDGRAKRARLVLSPSTEQTTHKTETMDMTCPESCALLHTPLVSRLVKQPKEATTPHSILKGSATNTPVTPARSDKTLVASVVSRQISFSHIKMGFSHQYSCDTSQKRQDSGGICRFSHQYSCNTSQKRQDSGVICRFSHQYSCNTSQKRQDSGGICKFSHQYSCNTSQKRQDSGGICRFSHQYSCNTSQKRQDSGGICSESSDKIQSY, encoded by the exons ATGAGAAGATGCGTGGCCTGGGTCTGTCGCGGCGGAAGGGTGTCAAGTCTGACAGTGGGACCCAAGCTTCGCAGTCACAGCCTGTTCGGTCCTCGAGATGAGATGGGGGCTCCTACACAGCCGGTGGTCACCACCAGAGATCTGCTTATACAGTCTCTGGCCAAGTCCCTCCCCTCCGTCACCAGGGACCACCTCGCTGACTATTGCGCCAAAGAGAAGAACTTCAAGTGGAATCAAG TGACGAGGCCCACACCTCTCTCTGTGGTGGTCCACACGGACCTATCAGCACAACGCCTGCCGTTCTACAAGGTCCCAGACTCACTGCTCGTACAGGCTGCCCTCTCCAAGACCAGGGAGACCTGGACTCCTGCAGCTCTGAAACGCAAACTCTGCTCCAACGTCGAGGACACACCTTTCCTCCGCACCCCCCTCTTACCTCGCCTCTCCAA CTTATCTCCACTCCAAGAAGGAAAACCGGGTGTGCGGTGGCATGCCGATGATACAACAGGGGACGGCCGAGCCAAGCGTGCGAGGCTTGTGTTATCTCCCTCTACAGAGCAGACCACCCACAAGACAGAGACGATGGATATGACGTGTCCGGAGAGTTGCGCTCTACTCCATACCCCGCTTGTGTCTCGACTTGTCAAACAACCCAAGGAAGCAACTACCCCCCACTCCATCCTTAAG GGTTCAGCCACCAATACTCCTGTAACACCAGCCAGAAGCGACAAGACTCTGGTGGCATCTGTAGTGAGTCGTCAGATAAGCTTCAGTCATATTAAGATGG GGTTCAGCCACCAATACTCCTGTGACACCAGCCAGAAGCGACAAGACTCTGGTGGCATCTGTA GGTTCAGCCACCAATACTCCTGTAACACCAGCCAGAAGCGACAAGACTCGGGTGTCATCTGTA GGTTCAGCCACCAATACTCCTGTAACACCAGCCAGAAGCGACAAGACTCTGGTGGCATCTGTA AGTTCAGCCACCAATACTCCTGTAACACCAGCCAGAAGCGACAAGACTCGGGTGGCATCTGTA GGTTCAGCCACCAATACTCCTGTAACACCAGCCAGAAGCGACAAGACTCTGGTGGCATCTGTAGTGAGTCGTCAGATAAGATTCAGTCATATTAA